The following are from one region of the Syngnathus acus chromosome 19, fSynAcu1.2, whole genome shotgun sequence genome:
- the atxn2l gene encoding ataxin-2-like protein isoform X1 — protein sequence MLKQQQPNSGGRKASNGTTGPPGMSSPISGSSSSGNRTPAGRNRSTAKPSFQSSPVFEGVYNNARMLHFLTAVVGSTCDIRVKNGSIFEGIFKTLSSRCELAVDAVHKREEEGSTSAPPRREDITDTMIFSPSDLVTMICKDVDLNYATRDTFTDTAISSTRVNGEHKEKVLQRWEGGDSNGESYNLDADASNGWDANEMFRYNEVKYGVTSTYDSSLSMYTVPLERGNSEVYRQREARATRLASEIESSPQYRHRVGLENDEGKSEEDKYSAVVRDGTDRDRGHESPRERERGRDSPGAREGKYIPLPQRQREMNRDRVERGPGGPPPHTRLSGGYRSTPTSSSNSSPRPPAGAPQPGGSPSERSSPLSGRGGVYVGHHPQGSPSPGPGSGPGSPYTPASPGAAPTSAASLSATPSPTSPPAPHGHAVPHSHSLPHSLSDAGRPVNGVAARTSPKAQRPPQSSRTVRTPNAHSQSTATRSPKSSSSQDTPYLDTSSISLSAQKASGPAPLFPVNVNEILCAAAKERAAESTGGTEESKSNKASSVQQRSQIEELRKFGKEFRLQPSGGSSSSPSSPAAATPPAVGDIAQAGAAKLPLDTHAASEPKLQPTTPSPSQPSPLPSDEASKEAGTPGAPNSVAAGAISDRHSPAVPQPARTPGSEEGTSERTEGVADQVKKSTLNPNAKEFNPIKPQMPMTKPNAAPTPPRPTPPSPVVIQHPGGQGPLYNAPYLSYVSQIHSVQTPQMYQYTMSAVSQGKYPRTKGSVVAPRSDHGASAPPMLQAAASAAGAPLVASPYPQSYLQYNPQQYGQQQVIQAMSPYPGQPMYSMLQGGARMIGQGGGPHPQALGPPGGPQFQTQGDGPQGPQQGIYAPQSFSHHSGAVHQPQPSSTPTGNQPPPQHAAPSPGQSAQSGPQPQSLYHSGPLSAPTPPNMPPGHTSPQGSYPIQGYSIHGHQGIPPTYPLGQLAQAHVQGAMSGPHHSGSHGQPQLVMLQPPPQQGPGSVPQHPQHGPQQGTHQHFYIGHPQAMQVQTHPGSFHPPGN from the exons ATGCTGAAACAACAGCAGCCCAACTCCGGCGGGAGAAAAGCGTCAAATGGTACCACGGGCCCCCCCGGTATGTCTTCTCCAATaagtggcagcagcagcagcggcaacaGGACGCCGGCCGGGAG GAATCGAAGTACTGCAAAACCATCATTCCAGTCTTCTCCC GTTTTTGAGGGTGTGTACAACAATGCTCGAATGCTTCATTTCCTCACAGCTGTTGTG GGTTCCACTTGCGATATAAGGGTGAAGAATGGGAGTATCTTCGAAGGCATCTTCAAGACGCTAAGTTCACGG TGCGAGTTGGCCGTTGACGCCGTGCACAaacgggaggaggagggctcgACGTCGGCTCCACCGCGGAGGGAAGACATCACCGACACCATGATCTTCAGCCCTTCCGATTTGGTTACGATGATATGCAAAGACGTAGACCTCAACTATGCCACCAGAG ATACTTTCACCGACACGGCCATCAGCTCCACGCGCGTAAATGGagaacacaaagaaaaggTGTTGCAAAGATGGGAGGGAGGCGACAGCAACGGGGAGAGTTATAATCTGGATGCAGATGCA TCCAATGGCTGGGATGCCAACGAGATGTTCCGCTACAATGAAGTGAAGTACGGAGTTACGTCAACGTATGATTCCAGCCTTTCCATGTATAC TGTGCCGCTGGAGCGAGGCAACTCGGAAGTGTATCGACAGCGGGAGGCCCGTGCGACTCGCCTGGCCAGCGAGATTGAGTCCAGCCCCCAGTACCGCCACCGCGTCGGCCTGGAGAACGACGAGGGCAAAAGTGAGGAGGACAAATACAGCGCTGTGGTGCGCGACGGCACCGATCGGGACAGAGGTCACGAGAGCCCTCGCGAGCGCGAAAGGGGTCGAGATAGCCCCGGGGCCAG GGAGGGCAAGTACATTCCTTTACCTCAGCGGCAAAGAGAGATGAACCGGGATCGAGTTGAGAGAGGCCCCGGCGGTCCCCCGCCTCACACTCGTCTTAGCGGGGGCTACCGCTCCACCCCCACGTCCTCCTCTAACTCATCTCCCAGACCCCCGGCGGGGGCCCCACAACCCGGTGGCTCGCCATCGGAGCGAAGCAGTCCCCTGTCAGGCCGAGGTGGGGTTTATGTTGGCCACCACCCCCAAGGAAGCCCCAGCCCGGGTCCCGGCTCTGGTCCCGGCAGTCCATACACACCCGCTTCGCCGGGGGCGGCGCCCACCTCCGCAGCCTCTCTCTCTGCCACCCCTTCGCCGAccagcccacctgccccccaTGGACATGCAGTTCCACATTCCCACTCCCTACCACACTCCCTGTCAGATGCTGGTAGACCTGTTAATGGAG TGGCTGCCAGGACTTCCCCCAAAGCTCAAAGACCTCCACAGTCGAGCAGAACAGTCCGCACTCCAAACGCGCATTCTCAGTCCACTG CCACTCGCTCGCCAAAATCAAGCTCTTCCCAGGACACGCCTTATTTGGACACATCGTCCATCTCCTTGTCTGCGCAGAAGGCTTCAGGGCCCGCCCCCCTCTTTCCCGTAAATG TGAACGAGATCCTTTGCGCCGCCGCCAAAGAACGCGCCGCCGAGAGCACTGGTGGCACGGAAGAAAGCAAGAGCAACAAAG CCTCTTCAGTTCAACAAAGGTCACAAATTGAGGAGCTACGGAAGTTTGGCAAGGAATTTAGG CTCCAGCCAAGCGGAGGCAGCTCCAGCTCTCCTAGTTCCCCTGCAGCAGCGACTCCTCCCGCGGTCGGCGACATCGCGCAGGCCGGCGCCGCCAAATTGCCGTTAGACACTCACGCCGCTTCCGAACCCAAGCTGCAGCCCACCACCCCCAGTCCGTCTCAGCCGTCGCCGCTCCCGTCTGACGAAGCCTCCAAGGAAGCCGGCACACCCGGTGCCCCTAACTCGGTTGCAGCGGGAGCCATTTCGGACAGGCATTCACCAGCGGTCCCTCAGCCGGCCAGGACCCCGGGAAGTGAGGAGGGCACGTCGGAGCGCACTGAGGGTGTGGCAGA CCAAGTGAAGAAATCCACCTTAAACCCCAACGCTAAAGAATTCAATCCAATCAAACCTCAGATGCCTATG ACTAAACCCAACGCGGCGCCCACCCCGCCTCGACCCACTCCTCCGAGCCCCGTGGTCATTCAGCACCCGGGTGGGCAGGGCCCACTCTACAACGCCCCCTACCTGTCCTATGTGTCGCAAATCCACTCTGTACAG accCCGCAAATGTACCAGTACACCATGTCTGCGGTCAGCCAGGGAAAGTACCCCAGGACCAAGG GCTCTGTGGTGGCGCCGCGCTCTGACCATGGCGCCTCAGCTCCCCCGATGCTGCAAGCGGCAGCATCAGCCGCCGGCGCCCCCCTTGTTGCGTCCCCTTACCCTCAGTCGTACCTTCAGTACAACCCGCAGCAGTATGGCCAGCAGCAGGTCATCCAGGCCATGTCACCCTACCCTGGACAG CCTATGTACTCCATGCTGCAAGGGGGAGCTCGGATGATAGGGCAAGGCGGGGGTCCCCACCCGCAAGCCCTTGGCCCTCCTGGAGGCCCACAGTTCCAGACACAGGGGGATGGGCCACAAGGCCCTCAGCAAGGCATCTATG CTCCCCAGTCTTTCTCCCACCACTCGGGAGCAGTACATCAACCGCAGCCATCCAGTACCCCGACAGGCAACCAGCCCCCACCCCAGCACGCTGCGCCCAGCCCTGGACAG AGCGCCCAGTCAGGCCCGCAGCCCCAGTCCTTGTACCATTCAGGTCCACTGTCGGCACCGACCCCACCCAATATGCCGCCTGGCCACACCTCTCCGCAGGGCTCATACCCAATTCAGGGCTACAGCATTCACGGTCACCAGGGCATCCCGCCCACGTACCCCCTGGGACAGTTGGCGCAG GCTCATGTACAAGGAGCCATGTCAGGTCCCCACCACTCGGGGAGCCACGGTCAACCCCAGTTAGTGATGCTGCAGCCTCCCCCACAGCAGGGGCCTGGCTCGGTGCCGCAGCACCCGCAGCACGGACCGCAGCAAGGGACACACCAACACTTCTACATAGGACATCCGCAAG CAATGCAGGTTCAAACACACCCGGGCTCCTTCCATCCACCTGGAAACTAA
- the atxn2l gene encoding ataxin-2-like protein isoform X2, with protein MANARNRSTAKPSFQSSPVFEGVYNNARMLHFLTAVVGSTCDIRVKNGSIFEGIFKTLSSRCELAVDAVHKREEEGSTSAPPRREDITDTMIFSPSDLVTMICKDVDLNYATRDTFTDTAISSTRVNGEHKEKVLQRWEGGDSNGESYNLDADASNGWDANEMFRYNEVKYGVTSTYDSSLSMYTVPLERGNSEVYRQREARATRLASEIESSPQYRHRVGLENDEGKSEEDKYSAVVRDGTDRDRGHESPRERERGRDSPGAREGKYIPLPQRQREMNRDRVERGPGGPPPHTRLSGGYRSTPTSSSNSSPRPPAGAPQPGGSPSERSSPLSGRGGVYVGHHPQGSPSPGPGSGPGSPYTPASPGAAPTSAASLSATPSPTSPPAPHGHAVPHSHSLPHSLSDAGRPVNGVAARTSPKAQRPPQSSRTVRTPNAHSQSTATRSPKSSSSQDTPYLDTSSISLSAQKASGPAPLFPVNVNEILCAAAKERAAESTGGTEESKSNKASSVQQRSQIEELRKFGKEFRLQPSGGSSSSPSSPAAATPPAVGDIAQAGAAKLPLDTHAASEPKLQPTTPSPSQPSPLPSDEASKEAGTPGAPNSVAAGAISDRHSPAVPQPARTPGSEEGTSERTEGVADQVKKSTLNPNAKEFNPIKPQMPMTKPNAAPTPPRPTPPSPVVIQHPGGQGPLYNAPYLSYVSQIHSVQTPQMYQYTMSAVSQGKYPRTKGSVVAPRSDHGASAPPMLQAAASAAGAPLVASPYPQSYLQYNPQQYGQQQVIQAMSPYPGQPMYSMLQGGARMIGQGGGPHPQALGPPGGPQFQTQGDGPQGPQQGIYAPQSFSHHSGAVHQPQPSSTPTGNQPPPQHAAPSPGQSAQSGPQPQSLYHSGPLSAPTPPNMPPGHTSPQGSYPIQGYSIHGHQGIPPTYPLGQLAQAHVQGAMSGPHHSGSHGQPQLVMLQPPPQQGPGSVPQHPQHGPQQGTHQHFYIGHPQAMQVQTHPGSFHPPGN; from the exons ATGGCTAACGCAAG GAATCGAAGTACTGCAAAACCATCATTCCAGTCTTCTCCC GTTTTTGAGGGTGTGTACAACAATGCTCGAATGCTTCATTTCCTCACAGCTGTTGTG GGTTCCACTTGCGATATAAGGGTGAAGAATGGGAGTATCTTCGAAGGCATCTTCAAGACGCTAAGTTCACGG TGCGAGTTGGCCGTTGACGCCGTGCACAaacgggaggaggagggctcgACGTCGGCTCCACCGCGGAGGGAAGACATCACCGACACCATGATCTTCAGCCCTTCCGATTTGGTTACGATGATATGCAAAGACGTAGACCTCAACTATGCCACCAGAG ATACTTTCACCGACACGGCCATCAGCTCCACGCGCGTAAATGGagaacacaaagaaaaggTGTTGCAAAGATGGGAGGGAGGCGACAGCAACGGGGAGAGTTATAATCTGGATGCAGATGCA TCCAATGGCTGGGATGCCAACGAGATGTTCCGCTACAATGAAGTGAAGTACGGAGTTACGTCAACGTATGATTCCAGCCTTTCCATGTATAC TGTGCCGCTGGAGCGAGGCAACTCGGAAGTGTATCGACAGCGGGAGGCCCGTGCGACTCGCCTGGCCAGCGAGATTGAGTCCAGCCCCCAGTACCGCCACCGCGTCGGCCTGGAGAACGACGAGGGCAAAAGTGAGGAGGACAAATACAGCGCTGTGGTGCGCGACGGCACCGATCGGGACAGAGGTCACGAGAGCCCTCGCGAGCGCGAAAGGGGTCGAGATAGCCCCGGGGCCAG GGAGGGCAAGTACATTCCTTTACCTCAGCGGCAAAGAGAGATGAACCGGGATCGAGTTGAGAGAGGCCCCGGCGGTCCCCCGCCTCACACTCGTCTTAGCGGGGGCTACCGCTCCACCCCCACGTCCTCCTCTAACTCATCTCCCAGACCCCCGGCGGGGGCCCCACAACCCGGTGGCTCGCCATCGGAGCGAAGCAGTCCCCTGTCAGGCCGAGGTGGGGTTTATGTTGGCCACCACCCCCAAGGAAGCCCCAGCCCGGGTCCCGGCTCTGGTCCCGGCAGTCCATACACACCCGCTTCGCCGGGGGCGGCGCCCACCTCCGCAGCCTCTCTCTCTGCCACCCCTTCGCCGAccagcccacctgccccccaTGGACATGCAGTTCCACATTCCCACTCCCTACCACACTCCCTGTCAGATGCTGGTAGACCTGTTAATGGAG TGGCTGCCAGGACTTCCCCCAAAGCTCAAAGACCTCCACAGTCGAGCAGAACAGTCCGCACTCCAAACGCGCATTCTCAGTCCACTG CCACTCGCTCGCCAAAATCAAGCTCTTCCCAGGACACGCCTTATTTGGACACATCGTCCATCTCCTTGTCTGCGCAGAAGGCTTCAGGGCCCGCCCCCCTCTTTCCCGTAAATG TGAACGAGATCCTTTGCGCCGCCGCCAAAGAACGCGCCGCCGAGAGCACTGGTGGCACGGAAGAAAGCAAGAGCAACAAAG CCTCTTCAGTTCAACAAAGGTCACAAATTGAGGAGCTACGGAAGTTTGGCAAGGAATTTAGG CTCCAGCCAAGCGGAGGCAGCTCCAGCTCTCCTAGTTCCCCTGCAGCAGCGACTCCTCCCGCGGTCGGCGACATCGCGCAGGCCGGCGCCGCCAAATTGCCGTTAGACACTCACGCCGCTTCCGAACCCAAGCTGCAGCCCACCACCCCCAGTCCGTCTCAGCCGTCGCCGCTCCCGTCTGACGAAGCCTCCAAGGAAGCCGGCACACCCGGTGCCCCTAACTCGGTTGCAGCGGGAGCCATTTCGGACAGGCATTCACCAGCGGTCCCTCAGCCGGCCAGGACCCCGGGAAGTGAGGAGGGCACGTCGGAGCGCACTGAGGGTGTGGCAGA CCAAGTGAAGAAATCCACCTTAAACCCCAACGCTAAAGAATTCAATCCAATCAAACCTCAGATGCCTATG ACTAAACCCAACGCGGCGCCCACCCCGCCTCGACCCACTCCTCCGAGCCCCGTGGTCATTCAGCACCCGGGTGGGCAGGGCCCACTCTACAACGCCCCCTACCTGTCCTATGTGTCGCAAATCCACTCTGTACAG accCCGCAAATGTACCAGTACACCATGTCTGCGGTCAGCCAGGGAAAGTACCCCAGGACCAAGG GCTCTGTGGTGGCGCCGCGCTCTGACCATGGCGCCTCAGCTCCCCCGATGCTGCAAGCGGCAGCATCAGCCGCCGGCGCCCCCCTTGTTGCGTCCCCTTACCCTCAGTCGTACCTTCAGTACAACCCGCAGCAGTATGGCCAGCAGCAGGTCATCCAGGCCATGTCACCCTACCCTGGACAG CCTATGTACTCCATGCTGCAAGGGGGAGCTCGGATGATAGGGCAAGGCGGGGGTCCCCACCCGCAAGCCCTTGGCCCTCCTGGAGGCCCACAGTTCCAGACACAGGGGGATGGGCCACAAGGCCCTCAGCAAGGCATCTATG CTCCCCAGTCTTTCTCCCACCACTCGGGAGCAGTACATCAACCGCAGCCATCCAGTACCCCGACAGGCAACCAGCCCCCACCCCAGCACGCTGCGCCCAGCCCTGGACAG AGCGCCCAGTCAGGCCCGCAGCCCCAGTCCTTGTACCATTCAGGTCCACTGTCGGCACCGACCCCACCCAATATGCCGCCTGGCCACACCTCTCCGCAGGGCTCATACCCAATTCAGGGCTACAGCATTCACGGTCACCAGGGCATCCCGCCCACGTACCCCCTGGGACAGTTGGCGCAG GCTCATGTACAAGGAGCCATGTCAGGTCCCCACCACTCGGGGAGCCACGGTCAACCCCAGTTAGTGATGCTGCAGCCTCCCCCACAGCAGGGGCCTGGCTCGGTGCCGCAGCACCCGCAGCACGGACCGCAGCAAGGGACACACCAACACTTCTACATAGGACATCCGCAAG CAATGCAGGTTCAAACACACCCGGGCTCCTTCCATCCACCTGGAAACTAA
- the adprh gene encoding ADP-ribosylarginine hydrolase isoform X2, with amino-acid sequence MHQDVLPGLSAGPDNVAPLSLLRSKFTGDEERLEQRSRPLSFNNDYCAKPPCEHEFAGRVAAMDQTATVEHYKAAMLLSGAGDALGFRNQKWEYNESGPAIHKELEELGGLQNIKVELPDWPVSDDTVLHLATAEGLATGMKGEELLHEVAARYVEGMKDMEGRKPGPSSILGVSQLKPGQEGGYRVAYNPEGTGCGAAMRSMCIGLRYPKPDQLLSLVAVAVETGRMTHPHPTGFLGAVASALFAAYAVQRRPLTTWGVGLLNEACPIARNFVRGRGYAVDETEQDWDYFCDKWQWYLDMRGISNCVGPVIWPEPYGPAERDEAYKTFSLAGWAGRSGHDAPMIALDALLAAGDDWNDLMSRAAFHGDSDSTAVIACCCWGLLYGTRGVPEGNYSCLEYRHRLERSGELLYSLVH; translated from the exons ATGCATCAAGACGTTCTTCCCGGTTTGTCTGCTGGACCGGATAACGTTGCTCCTCTGTCTCTATTGCGATCTAAATTCACAGGGGACGAGGAAAGGCTTGAGCAGCGCTCCAGGCCGCTCAGCTTCAACAACGACTACTGCGCTAAGCCGCCTTGTGAGCACGAATTTGCGGGGAGGGTCGCTGCAATGGACCA AACTGCTACAGTGGAGCACTACAAGGCGGCCATGTTGCTGAGTGGCGCAGGTGATGCTTTGGGCTTCAGGAACCAGAAGTGGGAGTACAATGAGTCCGGACCAGCCATTCACAAG GAGCTCGAGGAGCTGGGCGGGCTGCAGAACATCAAGGTGGAGTTGCCCGATTGGCCTGTGAGTGATGATACTGTCCTGCATCTGGCCACAGCTGAAGGACTTGCCACCG GAATGAAAGGGGAAGAGCTTCTGCACGAGGTTGCTGCTCGCTATGTGGAGGGGATGAAAGACATGGAAGGGAGAAAACCAGGACCCTCAAGCATTCTGG GAGTGTCCCAGCTGAAGCCCGGGCAGGAAGGGGGCTACAGGGTTGCGTACAACCCAGAGGGGACGGGCTGCGGCGCCGCAATGAGATCCATGTGCATTGGACTCAG GTACCCAAAGCCTGACCAGCTGTTGTCCTTGGTAGCCGTTGCTGTAGAAACGGGCAGAATGACGCACCCTCACCCTACTGGTTTTCTGGGAGCTGTGGCCTCTGCCCTTTTCGCCGCATACGCTGTGCAGCGCCGGCCTCTGACCACATGGGGCGTGGGCCTGCTTAATGAGGCCTGCCCCATCGCCAGGAACTTTGTTCGCGGCCGAGGATACGCTGTGGATGAGACGGAGCAGGACTGGGACTACTTCTGCGACAAGTGGCAGTG GTACCTGGATATGAGGGGCATCTCAAACTGCGTGGGTCCGGTCATCTGGCCCGAGCCATACGGGCCGGCTGAGAGAGACGAAGCGTACAAGACTTTCAGCCTGGCGGGCTGGGCGGGACGCAGTGGCCACGACGCTCCCATGATCGCCCTCGACGCCCTGCTGGCCGCCGGAGATGACTGGAACGACCTGATGAGCAGGGCCGCTTTCCACGGAG ATAGCGACAGCACTGCCGTGATcgcttgctgctgctggggtCTCCTCTACGGGACCCGGGGCGTCCCAGAGGGCAACTACAGCTGCCTGGAGTACCGCCATCGACTTGAGCGCAGTGGCGAGCTGCTCTACTCGCTGGTGCACTGA
- the adprh gene encoding ADP-ribosylarginine hydrolase isoform X1 — protein MHQDVLPGLSAGPDNVAPLSLLRSKFTGDEERLEQRSRPLSFNNDYCAKPPCEHEFAGRVAAMDQTATVEHYKAAMLLSGAGDALGFRNQKWEYNESGPAIHKELEELGGLQNIKVELPDWPVSDDTVLHLATAEGLATGMKGEELLHEVAARYVEGMKDMEGRKPGPSSILGVSQLKPGQEGGYRVAYNPEGTGCGAAMRSMCIGLRYPKPDQLLSLVAVAVETGRMTHPHPTGFLGAVASALFAAYAVQRRPLTTWGVGLLNEACPIARNFVRGRGYAVDETEQDWDYFCDKWQWYLDMRGISNCVGPVIWPEPYGPAERDEAYKTFSLAGWAGRSGHDAPMIALDALLAAGDDWNDLMSRAAFHGGDSDSTAVIACCCWGLLYGTRGVPEGNYSCLEYRHRLERSGELLYSLVH, from the exons ATGCATCAAGACGTTCTTCCCGGTTTGTCTGCTGGACCGGATAACGTTGCTCCTCTGTCTCTATTGCGATCTAAATTCACAGGGGACGAGGAAAGGCTTGAGCAGCGCTCCAGGCCGCTCAGCTTCAACAACGACTACTGCGCTAAGCCGCCTTGTGAGCACGAATTTGCGGGGAGGGTCGCTGCAATGGACCA AACTGCTACAGTGGAGCACTACAAGGCGGCCATGTTGCTGAGTGGCGCAGGTGATGCTTTGGGCTTCAGGAACCAGAAGTGGGAGTACAATGAGTCCGGACCAGCCATTCACAAG GAGCTCGAGGAGCTGGGCGGGCTGCAGAACATCAAGGTGGAGTTGCCCGATTGGCCTGTGAGTGATGATACTGTCCTGCATCTGGCCACAGCTGAAGGACTTGCCACCG GAATGAAAGGGGAAGAGCTTCTGCACGAGGTTGCTGCTCGCTATGTGGAGGGGATGAAAGACATGGAAGGGAGAAAACCAGGACCCTCAAGCATTCTGG GAGTGTCCCAGCTGAAGCCCGGGCAGGAAGGGGGCTACAGGGTTGCGTACAACCCAGAGGGGACGGGCTGCGGCGCCGCAATGAGATCCATGTGCATTGGACTCAG GTACCCAAAGCCTGACCAGCTGTTGTCCTTGGTAGCCGTTGCTGTAGAAACGGGCAGAATGACGCACCCTCACCCTACTGGTTTTCTGGGAGCTGTGGCCTCTGCCCTTTTCGCCGCATACGCTGTGCAGCGCCGGCCTCTGACCACATGGGGCGTGGGCCTGCTTAATGAGGCCTGCCCCATCGCCAGGAACTTTGTTCGCGGCCGAGGATACGCTGTGGATGAGACGGAGCAGGACTGGGACTACTTCTGCGACAAGTGGCAGTG GTACCTGGATATGAGGGGCATCTCAAACTGCGTGGGTCCGGTCATCTGGCCCGAGCCATACGGGCCGGCTGAGAGAGACGAAGCGTACAAGACTTTCAGCCTGGCGGGCTGGGCGGGACGCAGTGGCCACGACGCTCCCATGATCGCCCTCGACGCCCTGCTGGCCGCCGGAGATGACTGGAACGACCTGATGAGCAGGGCCGCTTTCCACGGAG GAGATAGCGACAGCACTGCCGTGATcgcttgctgctgctggggtCTCCTCTACGGGACCCGGGGCGTCCCAGAGGGCAACTACAGCTGCCTGGAGTACCGCCATCGACTTGAGCGCAGTGGCGAGCTGCTCTACTCGCTGGTGCACTGA